The segment AGATCGCGTGGTGGTCAATCTCGCCCCTTCCTTCCTGAAGAAGCGCGGCACGGGATTCGATCTGGCTATCGCCCTGGCGGTCCTCGTCGCCTCGGGTCAGGTTCCCGCGCGCTTCGTCGAAGGCAGGATGTTCGTCGGCGAGCTGTCCTTGGAAGGGTCGGTCCGCCCGATCAACGGCCTTTTGGCCTGCGCGGTCAAATCTGCCGAGATGGGAGTGGAGTTCGTATGCGCCGACGCTCCTGAGAGGCTGGTAGAGGTCGAAGGAGCCTCGCTGCGGTGCATGGGGTCTTTGGCGGCGGCACGCACCGGCGAGCTCGGCTGCGTTTCCTGCTGTGCGGGCGAGCTTTCCGGTCCGCTGTCGGACTATGCGGACGTTTCGGGCAACTCGTTTGCGAAGCGCGCTCTCCAGATCGCGGCGGCGGGGTCTCACGGGCTTCTGATGATCGGTCCCCCCGGATCGGGAAAGACCATGCTCGCTTCGCGGCTGCCCTCGATCCTTCCCGCCCTCGATAGGAAATCGGCGCTGGAATCGGCTCTGATCCACTCGGTCGCGGGAGGCGACATCTCATCCATCCTGGCCGGTGTCAGGCCGTTTCGAGCGCCTCATCACAGCGCGAGCGCGGCGGGCCTCATAGGGGGAGGGTCTCCGCTTCGCCCCGGCGAGATCTCGCTTTCCCATAACGGGGTGCTGTTCCTCGACGAGCTCGCAGAGTTCAAAACCTCCGTTCTCCAAGGGCTTCGCCAGCCGCTGGAGGAAGGGCGCGTCACCATCACGAGGGCCGATGGGAACACGGCTTTTCCGGCCCGGTTCATGCTCGTCGCCGCGTCGAATCCCTGTCCGTGCGGCTATCTGGGCGATCCCGAGCGCGCTTGCACCTGCACGCCCTCCCAGATCGCCTCGTATCAGGCCAGAGTGGGCGGCCCTCTGCTCGATCGCTTCGACATGCAGATCGATGTGAGGCGCGTTCCCCCGAACGAGATCATGAGCCTCGATCGGACGGAATCGTCGTCGTGCCTTAAGGAGGGGGTGTCGAGGGCCCGCAGCTTCGCGGCGTGGAGGAGGGCGCGGTACCCGTGCGATCCGTCCACGCAGGGAATCATCGAGTCGTGCCGCATGGCCGAAGGCGATGCCGAGTTCTTCACCTCCGTTGCGCGCGCCCATGCGATGAGCGGGCGGGGGATGGCGCGCACCCTGTCGGTCGCGCGAACCATTGCGGATATGGCCGAACGGGAATCGGTGTCCCGTTCGGATTTATGCGAGGCGTTGGAATTCAGATTGAGGAGGGCGGAGGGATCGTGAGCAATGCAGAGAAAGGGGAGGGTTCGAGGTGAGACGTCCGATGCTGGAAGGGGGCCGCTTCATCATCGAATGCGAGAGCCGCTTGTTTCCCGAAAGCCTCAAGCACGTGCGCAAACCGCCCAAACGGCTTTTCATCGTGGGGAACCCCCATGCGCTTGAAAGCGGGCTCGCGGTGATCGGGGCGCGGCACGCCACCCCGTACGGCAAGGGCTGCGCGGCCCGTTTTTCCCGGAAGGCCTCCGAACGAGGGGTCGTCATCGTGTCGGGCGGAGCTCGGGGATGCGATGCCGAGGCGCATCGCGCAGCCGTCGAGTCTCGATCCAAGACGGTGGTGTTTCTGGGAGGGGGCTGCGACCGTTTGTACCCCGCCGAGCACCGGGCGCTGTTCCAGGATGTGATCGATAGCGGAGGAGCGGTGGTGTCGGAACACGAATGGGGCACCGAGCCGCGTCCCTATATGTTCCGAGAGCGCAACCGCCTTATCGCGGGTCTTGCGAAAGCCGTGCTCATCGTCGAGGCCGGCATGCCCTCGGGCACGTTTTCCACGGCCGACGAGGCGCTCGAGTCGGGAAAGCCGGTATTCGTCGTTCCGGGGGCCATCACGTCTGCGTACTCGCGGGGCTCGAACCGCCTCCTGTA is part of the Berryella intestinalis genome and harbors:
- a CDS encoding YifB family Mg chelatase-like AAA ATPase, with protein sequence MSARYGRCTVLSAGLRGVEAMPVEVEVSVSSGLPGFYIVGLADAAVQESKERVRAALRAAGFSMPGDRVVVNLAPSFLKKRGTGFDLAIALAVLVASGQVPARFVEGRMFVGELSLEGSVRPINGLLACAVKSAEMGVEFVCADAPERLVEVEGASLRCMGSLAAARTGELGCVSCCAGELSGPLSDYADVSGNSFAKRALQIAAAGSHGLLMIGPPGSGKTMLASRLPSILPALDRKSALESALIHSVAGGDISSILAGVRPFRAPHHSASAAGLIGGGSPLRPGEISLSHNGVLFLDELAEFKTSVLQGLRQPLEEGRVTITRADGNTAFPARFMLVAASNPCPCGYLGDPERACTCTPSQIASYQARVGGPLLDRFDMQIDVRRVPPNEIMSLDRTESSSCLKEGVSRARSFAAWRRARYPCDPSTQGIIESCRMAEGDAEFFTSVARAHAMSGRGMARTLSVARTIADMAERESVSRSDLCEALEFRLRRAEGS
- the dprA gene encoding DNA-processing protein DprA, with protein sequence MRRPMLEGGRFIIECESRLFPESLKHVRKPPKRLFIVGNPHALESGLAVIGARHATPYGKGCAARFSRKASERGVVIVSGGARGCDAEAHRAAVESRSKTVVFLGGGCDRLYPAEHRALFQDVIDSGGAVVSEHEWGTEPRPYMFRERNRLIAGLAKAVLIVEAGMPSGTFSTADEALESGKPVFVVPGAITSAYSRGSNRLLYDGAIPIIDDETFEDQMTAVFGSLQDERGPAGDGVSVSNCGEVVQALLAEPLSSEELCARFASHGTPDRVRGWIMGETVKAEARGLIARQPDGRWASVVSR